Within the Kribbella aluminosa genome, the region ACCGAAATGCTGTCGCCGCGATGGCGGCGGACCTACCTTCGATGACGTGAACTCCACCGAGGGCAATACCTTGAAGACCATTCGTCAGCTCGCCACCGAACTTGACCAAGCCCTGAGCCACCTGACGGCGGCTGTCGCTCTGCTGCCCCCAGACGACAAGGCGTCGGCTGTCGAGCAAGAGGTCTGGGCTGAGTGCGACCGGTTGTCACTAAGCGGCGAGCCGATCGTGGCTGCGCAGCTCGCAAGGAAGTTCCGGCAAAGAAGCGAGTCGAGAATCCGGGAGTACGTGCGAGCCTGGCGAGCGGCCAGGCGGGAGCCGAGTCACGTCCGATGACCCAATCCTTGGTAGTGCGCCGCGCGTGCTGTCAGGCTTCGGCGGCCGCGGATTCGATAGCACTTCGGATCGCATACCAGGGGATCTGCTTGTTTGGGGCGCTGCGCGGCGTGTGGAGCGGCCAAACGTCTTCTCCGTAGACGAGGTGGACTCCAGCTCGCGTCAGCGCCGCAATGTGGCCGTCCCATGCCGGTTGTCCGGCGTGGGCTGCATTCACTCTCGGAAAGACGACGATGGGAGGGCGACGCCCGCCGATCGCCTCGCACAGCTGCGTGAGTGCCTGGTTGTCGGCTATGCCGAGCGCCAGCTTGGCTACGATGTTGGCAGTCGCCGGCACCACCGCGTAGCAGTCCACAGCGGGATGGGGACTGATCTCGTTAGGCAAACGAGGTGCGCTGCGAACTCGCAAACCGGTGACGGCCTCGATCTTCCCGACTTCGTCCGTCGCTTCGAGCCAGGTTGTCGCGGTTGGGGTAAGGGTTACGGCTATGGTCCATCCGTCATCGAGCATCGGCTCGATGAGCCGTTCCCGAACCTGCTCGATACCGCCGGCAGCGGCACAAACAAGGCCGAGTGTGTGGCCGCTCATTGGACCGCCCGGCAACGCTCGGCGAGCGCCAGGATCTCTGATCCGCGACCTCCGGTGCTCGGGGTGCGACGGTGAATCTGCCGCACGATCTCGCGTACGGCTGGATTGTGGCGCACGAGCTGGGGCGACTTGGCCTCCGCGCTGAGGAGGGCGGAGATCGCCTCAGCGTCATGCGCGGAGTAGCTGTACGCGCGGGCGAGGTCGATGCTGTGTGCAACTTGCCGAACCGTCGGTAGCACGGTCGAGTCGACACGTGGACCGTGCTCGGTGACGAAGGCAATGTCGCCAAGATCCAGAGCTGCCGACAGCCGGTGCAGCATTACGTTCGTCGGACCGAACGACGTCTGCCAGTAGTTCGCGTCAGCGCCGAGCTGGTGTGCTGCGGCGTCGGCAGAGGCGAGTAGTTCGGTGGCTGTCGTGCGGTCGTTCCGTCGAGCGGCGGCAGTGGCCATTCGTAGATCAAGCATGCCGAGCAGACTCAGCGCAGCAGGGTCCATGTTCTGGACGTGGTCGGTGAGCCAGGACCGAGCGGTCTGACCGAGCTGGAGTGCGTCGTCGTACCGCCCGACGGCGAGCAAGGCATGGGTACCTGCTCTAGCGGCGGAAGCGAGTGCCAGCGGATCGTCTGCATCGTCCGCGGCGTTCATCGCTCGCTCGGCTGCGATCCATGACAGATCGGACTCACCGATCTTGGTGAGCGTCGTTGCGGCCAGGTGGTGGATACGAGCGGAGACGGCCGGTCCTCTCCCGCCGCGGGTCCGATCGGCCTCGATAGCTTGGGCAGCGCGGATTAACTCCGGCAACCCATCGATAGCGCGACCGATGCGGCCATGCTGGTAATGCTCCCAGGCGCCTTCGGCCAGACTCGCGACCTGCTCGATATCAGGTGGCCGGCCGTTCTGCTCGTCTGCGAACAACACTCGCGAGAGTCGGCGGGGGGCCATGAGCGCGTCTCGGACCGCTGGCACGTCGTCGTGCTCGTGATCGTCCTCCAGGAGGACCGGTTGCCCCACGAGGTCGCCCAGAGACACTCGGAGTGCTGATGCGAGTTCCGCAAGCACGTCGAGCCGGCGAATCTCCCGCTCTCCGCGTTCGATCTTGCTCAGCCAGTCTTCGGTCCGGCCGACCAGGTTCGCTAGCACCGACTGAGTGAGGCCGCGCCGTGCCCGGTAGAACGCAACGCGCTCTCCGATGCTGAGATGGTCGCCTGCTCCACGCATGCCTACAACGATAGGCCAGCCTCATGCACGACCTACCCGGACAGTTTGTCCGGGTCGTGTCGTCTACTCCAGTGTCCACTGGTTCGCATGGACCCAGTGAGCTACGGCGGACGACTCGGAGTACGTCAACTTCGGGTGCCCCCTTCTGGTTGCAGCAGTTGCTCAACGGCGGCCACGCGGCGCTCAAGCTCATCGACAGTCCTCCGAAGGACGGCCAATTCGTCGTCCTTGTCCGCCGGCACGGTCGCTGAAACAAAGACGCCCACACCGTGGGTGCTGCGCAGCAGACCGTCGCGCTGGAGCCGCTCGATCGCCCGACGCGCCGTCATCGTCGAAACGCCTAGCTGCTTCGCAAGCTTCGGGCCGGACGGGAGT harbors:
- a CDS encoding GntR family transcriptional regulator, which encodes MKLDDSSASPPYIQVADALRKAISTGELNVGDKLPSGPKLAKQLGVSTMTARRAIERLQRDGLLRSTHGVGVFVSATVPADKDDELAVLRRTVDELERRVAAVEQLLQPEGGTRS
- a CDS encoding helix-turn-helix domain-containing protein, producing the protein MRGAGDHLSIGERVAFYRARRGLTQSVLANLVGRTEDWLSKIERGEREIRRLDVLAELASALRVSLGDLVGQPVLLEDDHEHDDVPAVRDALMAPRRLSRVLFADEQNGRPPDIEQVASLAEGAWEHYQHGRIGRAIDGLPELIRAAQAIEADRTRGGRGPAVSARIHHLAATTLTKIGESDLSWIAAERAMNAADDADDPLALASAARAGTHALLAVGRYDDALQLGQTARSWLTDHVQNMDPAALSLLGMLDLRMATAAARRNDRTTATELLASADAAAHQLGADANYWQTSFGPTNVMLHRLSAALDLGDIAFVTEHGPRVDSTVLPTVRQVAHSIDLARAYSYSAHDAEAISALLSAEAKSPQLVRHNPAVREIVRQIHRRTPSTGGRGSEILALAERCRAVQ
- a CDS encoding flavoprotein codes for the protein MSGHTLGLVCAAAGGIEQVRERLIEPMLDDGWTIAVTLTPTATTWLEATDEVGKIEAVTGLRVRSAPRLPNEISPHPAVDCYAVVPATANIVAKLALGIADNQALTQLCEAIGGRRPPIVVFPRVNAAHAGQPAWDGHIAALTRAGVHLVYGEDVWPLHTPRSAPNKQIPWYAIRSAIESAAAEA